A region of the Hyperolius riggenbachi isolate aHypRig1 chromosome 9, aHypRig1.pri, whole genome shotgun sequence genome:
aaagtagacacttcaaggtattcagagaggagcatagtgagtccgtggcagatttcatttttttttgtcgcaagttagaagaaatggaaacttttttttttttttttttttttgtcacaaactgtcattttccgctaacttgtgacaaaaaataaaatcttctatgaactcaccatgcctctcactgaatactttgggatgtcttctttccaaaatggggtcatttggggggtatttgtactatcctggaattttagcccctcatgaaacatgacaggtgcgcagaaaagtcagagatgcttgaaaatgggaaaattcacttttggcaccatagtttgtaaacgctataacttttacccaatccaataaatatacactgaatgtttttttttttatcaaagacatgtagcagaataactttcgcgctcaaatgtataggaaattttactttatttgaaaaatgtcagcacagaaagttaaaaaagtcatttttttgacaaaattcatgtcttttttgatgaatataataaaaagtaaaactcgcagcagcaatcaaatagcatcaaaagaaagctgtattagtgacaagaaaaggaggtaaaattcatttaggtggtaggttgtatgaccgagcaataaaccgtgaaagctgcagtggtctgaatggagaaaaaggctctggtccttaaggggcgaaaagactgtggtcccgaagtggttaaaaggcattttattgagaagtttgaaaatttcacctaggagaaaactcaggtgaaaacgtgaattgcatatggcccatggtgtcACTTGGTGGCAGTGTTGTAACTTTTGACCTATAGGGAAGAGCTGAGCTCTCGGGTAATACTGAGGTGTGTTGCAATGACGTCAGTCCAGGTATTTAGCCATGTTTGCCATACTGTTTAAAGGCATGCAGACCACAATTACACCCAACCTTTTGTTAGCAAGCTATGTAATTTGTTTTCCTTTTACAATAAAGGTCAGTGAAGTGGTTAACTGCTAATCAGTAGAGTGCGTGTGCATGCATAGAAAGTGCTGGAAGTTAAATACCTTTGTTCAGTGGCATTCTCTTCTTCGTGTATAGTTGGGTtgaaaagacagtgggcccaattcgctttttctcttaaaggagaactgtagtgagaggtatatggaggctgccatatttatttccttttaagcaataccagttgcctggctatcctgatgaccctctgcctctaatacttttagccatagaccctgaacaagcatgcagcagattaggggtttctgacattattgtcagatctgacaagattagctgcatgcatgtttctggtgtgattcacactactgcaggcaaatggaccagcagggctgccaggcaactggtattgtttaaaagaaaatcaatatggcagcctccatatacctctcactacagttctcctttaagttttttcctaggtgctagtttaacattttaaaatgttatcaataaaatgactttttagccaccagcaagcaagaaaatactcagaatgatTTTGACCGTGCCTTTTCACCtacactactttttggtacttttttcagttgcagagtgtgaaaagctattttaaacataagatgaaaatgtatctcctaggagaaaacttagatgaAAATGTGAATCGGATAAGGGCCATTGCCCATAGAGTTCAACTAGTGAATATGGTACAACATTGTCCTGCACCCTCAGATATCcatactgatccagaggaaggcttaAGTTAAAACCCTTATAAGGCTTGGGCTAATTAgccttaagtggacctgaactcttgcacaggacagaatgcaAACATAAAAATATAccttatatgtatttagagagtttggcctgttaaattcccctcatttgtgtctaatcacaagttgtaatttgatctctgcccTGTCACTTGACTGCCAcgacagagatggcagataagctcatttgaaagcacaggctcttaacaataggtctgcttccatgaatcagccataaacctggttcagattgtctaTGAAAAAtgtgtacctgcacatcactcttacatgtacccacagtcacattgcctgatAGATATTCTTTGTTCCTgtttgtaccttctacaagtaatcttaccaaggactagttttaggccttgttcacatctctgcAGCACAGATGGTCGTGCGATCGGAAAGCAACGCGTACGATCCTATGCCATATGCGCTGCTACCCGCTGCACTGCTAATCTCATCCATTGATAGTGAATGGGTCAGTTCTGTGCTTGCGGGCAGAAtacatgcagcagtacgcaagcacaTCGTACTGCTGCCCAGTGCAtttgatgtgaacggcagaagggctgtctatacccttctgcTGTTCTTGCACGTTACCATGTCATACGCGCTTTCAAATGAGCACGGAAGCGTGTATGATGTGATCGAGGGCTAAGTCTATATTgcaggcagaagatcagctggatagccaggtaactggtattgtatagagagactctgaagcctagaaaaaaaacaggtttttactttaaaaacctgtttaacataattgccccacctAAAACGCTACATCCCCGCAGAtgaaaactccataaatcaccTCAAACTCCCTGGGCAAAAATCCACGGCTTTCCTGGTCGCGGATTttgctgcccgcagtgcccggggaggcagagctttgggctgtagctctgcctccatgcgcgtcaatccacgcgtatctctgcctctccccgcccctctcagtgaaggaaggcgggcggaggcggtgatcagcgccgattgactggagtagaggcagagctacagcccaaagctctgcctgcaAGGAAGGAGCCCCTCAatgtgccccagggagtttggggtgatttatggagttttcaCCCGCGGGGATGTGGTGTTTCAGGTAGGGCAATTATATTaaacaggtttttaaagtaaaaatctgtgtttttttggtaggcttcagagtctctttaaaagggaataaaatacggcagcctccatatccctctgttcagtacttttaaaattcctaagcgttggcagttaagagagcattttatgttacatactttaaaTCAACATGCAAATTAGGAGTCGGTGGAatactaacctgaggagtcggaggatttttgtacctgactccacagccctgactgccaaggaggttaataaggaGCAAAAGTACTCCGTGGGTAAAAAATGTAAAGCACTTGACTGCTATTAAAAGCAGTCAGGAGGAGTACCTGCATGATTATAAACCTCCAGTGTCTATTTTCATCAGCTTACATTAAAAGGTACTCTGAGATAACCACCACAAAGATTGGTTCAGTTGTCTAGGTGGGTCAGTATGATGAGGTTGTGCAGTATACAGAGTACAACAAGAGATAATCCGATCCACCTGATTATTTAGCCCATTCATATTTTGTGTTCCATATCCGAGCACTGCGGACTGTATATATAACAGTGATCTCTAAGTGTGGCTTTCATTTTATCAATCTATTTCTATTCCATTCACAGGTTCTGTTGAAGAGTGAGGCCCCAACAGGTGATGTTCTATTGGATGAAACTCTGAAGCACATCAAAGCCACAGAACCTGCAGAAACTGTACAGAGCTGGATAGAGTTGCTCACTGGTAATGTCTGGTGACTGATTTCTGATACTACTTCCTCATATCTGTATGACTTAATTGGGAACTTATAGTTCCTGTCATAGAAAGAATTTAATATGGGCAAACTGTTCTTTATTTTAGGAGCGTTAGAGTTGACCTCCTTTTCCTGCTGTGACTGTTAatcctgtatgtgtttttttttttttacccacggTCCTTTCTTTTTAGAGTGGTGGTGGTGTGCTTTCAGCTGGTACCATATGGCTGTGTGCAAGGTCAAGACACATGTCCTTTTAGGAGCTATATTGAGGGTGTGCTACAACTATTGACAAACGCCCTGAAATCCTGCAAATTCAGAAAAAATGTGTACCAATGCCAGCCCCAGGTCATAAGGATTCATAAGAAGTACACAATCTGACATCTCCATGGAATATTCTGGATAGTAGTGCACTTTAAGGCCTATAGCCTTATCACTGGGTACCACCAGTAATTTGAAGAAATAGTCCCCATCCCCCATGGTCTGCTATAATTTTAGCGGTAACTGCTACAAAAGTTATTTTGAAGTATCCCAAGGATCAGTATATCCCCAAAACCTTGCCATTTTAAATTGGCCCTGtggaacatacatgtcaaactttggTCCACAgacccatcaaatttggcccccaagtggtttccacaCTTTGTACAATGTTTGGCCCACATTAGGTATATTGGGGGTGAAGCCTTCGATCACCAAATAAGCCatatgggaaggagggggggcactagacatcaaggaactgtatagggcagcgCTGGGAAAACTATGGCCCACATACGCTGTACATCCGGCCAGCCGATTCCTCTCCTTCCCCTTATTACGCTGGCAACGTCATGACAGTGAgtcatgtgatgccctgttgccattGAGATGACACGCTGGAATAGGCAAGTAAGGTGAGTTTTAAGTCCCCCTGTTACCGCCTGATTGCGACTCtgcaaggagggagggagggagtggagaAATTTTAAGGAATATGGCCTGTGGTTCGCAGCATGCGACCTGGGCCGCacaaagtttgcccagccctggtaTAGGGGTTTGTGGGGGTACCACTAGGGAACTGTTAAGGATTGGGTAAGGGACTGATAGACACCAGgaaaatgtatgggggggggcactagatactagtgaactgtataggggatagaGAGGGAGGCCATTAGACATCGGGAAACTTtgagggaggaggccactagacactaaggttggcctgcaacttggtcccagtgttcaattttgacccactttgtatttgagtttaacACCCCTGCTGCAGAGAGGGATGTGAAGGcttggtgtgtaattcagacaacaCTGGACCCAAATAGTCAATAGGAGAGCCAGGCAATGGCGCTgtttaaaagataataaatatggTAACCTCCTTCATAATCTTTCCACTAAAGGTTCACTTTATCTTCACACAGTGAGTTCAAAATGACCCCGCAGTGAACTTTGGTAGTATAAAGTATATGAGTTTACCTAGTGAAAACTGtatgacaattttttttgttccagaaCTTGCAGAGGTCATCTCGTCCTTAAATGAGGGCCACAATATTTGATTAGTCtgatggtattttttttaaatttgacaaATTTGTCTTTTGAAACATCAAGACGTTTTCTTTCTTGTTCTTTTCAGGTGAGACTTGGAATCCATTCAAGCTTCAGTTTCAGCTTCGCAATGTTCGTGAACGCATAGCCAAGAGCTTGGTGGAGAAAGGAATTCTGACCACAGAGAAGCAGAACTTCTTGCTGTTTGACATGACCACCCACCCTGTCACCAACACCACCGAGAAGCAGAGGCTGGTGAAGAAACTGCAAGAATGTGTACTAGAAAAATGGGTTAATGACCCACATCGCATGGACAAAAGGACACTGGCATTGCTGATACTGGCCCATgcatctgatgtcctggagaatgCCTTTTCTTCTCTACCCGATGACAGATATGATGTGGCCATGAACCGATCCAAAGACCTCCTAGATCTGGATCCTGATGTTGAAGCCTCCAAAACCAATGCAGTGGAAATGACCTGGGCTGTATTGTCCGCTTTCAATAAATCTTAAGAGACATGGACAAAAGTATatagacacagaaaaaaaatcacccaaaTGATTCTCCTATACAGCAGGCAGGTTATGAGGAGGAACAGAAGGCAAGGACTTTGTTACTTTTTGAATTTCCAATCTCCAAATTTGAAACCTAACATCCACTTCTTTCCCCTTGAGCCTCCAGGCTTCAACAATGAGTATGACCAATAAATGTTTTGCAGAAGATAGACTTTGAGGCACCTTTCTTGAAGATATGTTTTCATTAACGCACGCTCTCGTCTGGCTGGGTTTCACAGACATTATATTGGATCATCTCTTCTAGTTGATATTCTTGTTTTCCTGGGTTGATATAAATAAAACCATTCCAGTGATCAGTCTTGGTGCAAGTGGAACCATGGAGTCATTCTAGAAGTGGCAAGGACAAATGACCCACATtgctttggggtttttttgcacTGCAATGAATGTGCACACCTAAATCCAACTAGTACAAAGTCGTGTTATTGCCTGTTTGTATTCTTCCTGTACACATTTTCCGTTTAGTCACTAATTACGTTTTGAGTCTGATGATCCAGCTGAGCTACAACAGCTTTTGTGTGGGTTGAAATTGGGCAGCGACTGATTTGCTTGTAAAGAATTTTTAAGGTTTGTTTTTAGGCCAGAAAATGgcatctttgtttttttttttgtttttttttttgatcatgtTCATTTTTGCAGAGCTTTACAAATGGTGTACAGTATGAGAAACCTCCTTTGAAAAGGCCCAAGTggatttaggagaaaaaaaatatttttgcattTGAATAGAGGAGATTTAGAAGTCCACCTCTGAGGCAAGGCAGTTTTGCGTACAATATTAAACAGATGACTATTTTTTGGTGTGAGAGGTGTACCTTGATGTATGCATATCTGTTCATCTTTGTGTTGATCTTTGAAATGTATGTTGGTGTACATGTGCAGTTTAAGAAGGCACCTGCAGTGTTTGTAACGGTCATTTTGTTTAAAGGTAATCATTTGATTCCTTTGAACCAAATCCTTTAAGGCGCAGGTGTCAAAATtaaggcccatgggccaaatgtgACTCTCCTTGTCATTTTATGCGGTCCTGAGAGCTTAAAATGTCCATCACTGTAAGCAGTAAAAGGACAGCATACTGCCTTCACATCCAGATGAGCACACCAGTGACAGGGTTTCTGACACCAGTGACAGTGTCTCTGACTAAAACACTGTGTCAGTACGAGCCGGGATGCAGCAACAACGCATAGAAAATTAGAATGGAGCCCTCTCTTTGGAACCAAactccacgcccccccccccccccccttcccagtggTTGATAAAACCACCACACCTTCCCAGCTAGCACATAGAGTAGCATAGTGGAATATTCACCTGCTCCAGCAATGCATTGTCTCGTCTGCTCTTCCTGGCAGTCACACATTCTGTGCTAACATAGCTCCTTCTCCCAATTacatgacatgcctcaggagccagaggtatgcaacatagtgtgtggctgtcaggaagttCAGAAAAGAcccaaagcagcactggagcaggcaaATATTAAACTGATCCACctggctactctgcagaagggggaggagaggacgCCTCATGGCCGCTATAGACATGCCACTTAGACTGTTCGATAAATGCTTAATTTAAAATAGCTAAGacttaaggtgttttttttcgattagataatttagttcgattattctgttagatcgaatataaagatgttTCCAGCAGGTCCGTTCtggtttttctcgaaaaaacgggataattgttcgaatttcttgatcggaaaaaaaattattttcaactttcattcgattcgaccaTTTaggtcgaataaacgggataattgaacgtttttattgtaccatgtatggccaccataagactgTTTTACATTTTGAAgtaattgagtttgacacctctgcttTAAAGGTACACTGAGCAGAATCCATGGGTATGCATATGGTGGCTGCTATAAATGACATTGAAAGAAGCGACACTGAGCCAAAGTTGCACTGTCCTCTGGAACAGGAAGCCTGCGCGTCGTGTCTgcgcaggcttcctggcttctcCATCCATCCTGGCTTCTCCGCTCATGAACCGCTTGAGAGGGAAGAAACCAGGAAGCATGCACAGACGACACACAGGTTTCCTGTTCCAGAGGACAGCATGACTTTAGTTCCGAGTCGCATCTTTCAATGTAACTTTTAGTGGCCACCTGGGCAGCAGAAGCGCTTACTAAAGGGGCTGGTGAGGGATCCCGCTTTACTAAATAGCTgtgggtatgcttatatgcatacccaCAGCTTCCGctcagtctctttaaaggattgtCAGAAATGTGCTAAAAATGTATGGCAGACATTCAAGCTGTGATAGAACCATTGCAATGCTCAAATTCAAGCTTGGTGACCTGGACTCGAGAAGGTGGCATCTTAGGAGTAAAGTCTTCTCTGCTTTTGTTTCTATCGGAGTGATAGTTTTAGAAGCCAGCCGTTAAATTGTCATTGAGAAGCCTGCTGACTCGTGGAGGTCCTGCTCTGTAGCTGCAGTCTTCTACTCTTATTATATCAAAGTccttaagaaaaaaagaaaaaaaaaagtcaaaatacaaagtttagtaaaataagccataaaaatGTTGGTTGCTGTTGACTGTATATTTCAGTGTAGTGTCTGGtacaaaatgtaattattttcccTGTTTGCAATACAGGGATTCATTTATATGTTTTAGGTCTATGCTAGCTAGTACAGATTGTGGGATATGAGTCTAACCTGAAATAGAAGTAAGAagaaatgaaaaataattataCTCAGTATACATGTATTAAATCAGTTTGCCTCCTGATGAATGCTCTTTTAACACATGAATTTTGATTCCTGCAATGAAATGAGTCCCCGACTtccagttactgtatatactcacgtataagcctaatttttcagcaatgTGCCAAAAAGTTACCCTCTCTGCTTATATgccagtcagtggagcagaacgaatggtggagcaggttttgttactggcagaggagtttaaggattgtgcactagtgatcctgctcttaacagctggctccctgctgtgtccgtggccCCCAATTGCCTGCAACATGatatgcagagtgcactgctcaagacttcctgtgtcccctggcttgtggagcggagcgtgcaagcaacaggtcagcggtgcaatgatcgggtgtTCTTCCTttgtggcaatcgctgtctctCATATCTGTGACAGCATCTAGTGGCGTCtaaagacacagctgtatcagccttggggtacatctggctatggggaggggtgctAACTtgtcctgggggcacatctggcttctgtggagggggctatactgggtagagggcttatatgcgagtcaatcactttttcctggtttctgtgggaaaagtgggtacctcggcttatatgcgggtcggcttataagaGAGTATATATGGTAAATGCGTTCCATCCACAGCAGGCTGTGGGCCACTTCAAATATCTGTCATATAGCTGTGATCTATATTACTCTCTCATCACCACTGTCTGCTGGAACATTTCTGTTCCTTAGTGTATCCCTTGTTTCCTGGACACTGATCAGACTTAATAACAGATCACAGATATGTACGTACAGTACAACCTTTACACGGAACCAGGAAGTGGTGGAGGTTTTGCGAAGAGAGGCATAGAGAAGTTGGTAGAGCACATAGACACTAGTTTATAATGTGCACAGTATGTAAAATGTATGGAAACAAtatgtagttaaagggaacctaaactgagaaggatatagatttttccttttaaaataccagttgcctggctttccttctgatcctgtgtctttaatgctttcagccacagcccctgaacaagcatgcaggtcaggtgctctgactgaagtcagactggattagctgcatgcttgtttcaggtctgatt
Encoded here:
- the GOLPH3L gene encoding Golgi phosphoprotein 3-like, whose protein sequence is MSTENILIRRPRGGEKEKDRRRDSDDSSKEIDEEGAGDCKDMRLTLMEEVLLLGLKDKEGYTSFWNDCISSGLRGGILIELFLRGRITLEPATLRKKRILDRRVLLKSEAPTGDVLLDETLKHIKATEPAETVQSWIELLTGETWNPFKLQFQLRNVRERIAKSLVEKGILTTEKQNFLLFDMTTHPVTNTTEKQRLVKKLQECVLEKWVNDPHRMDKRTLALLILAHASDVLENAFSSLPDDRYDVAMNRSKDLLDLDPDVEASKTNAVEMTWAVLSAFNKS